A genomic window from Terriglobia bacterium includes:
- a CDS encoding rhodanese-like domain-containing protein: MPVQKKSASLKALLVFGMLAALAVLLAFLPAPAASDPWTPAQTVQPADLVRELAAAKSAGAPVVVCAGFRTLFEGAHIPGATFHGSASAAQGLADLKKWAGTLPRETNLVVYCGCCPLSHCPNIRPAFAALREMGFTHLRVLILPTDFATDWVAKGYPIQKGL; the protein is encoded by the coding sequence ATGCCTGTCCAGAAAAAAAGCGCATCCCTGAAAGCCCTGCTCGTTTTCGGCATGCTCGCCGCACTCGCCGTGCTGCTGGCATTCCTGCCGGCGCCCGCCGCGTCCGATCCCTGGACGCCCGCACAGACCGTCCAGCCGGCGGATCTCGTCCGCGAGCTCGCGGCGGCGAAGAGCGCCGGCGCCCCGGTTGTCGTCTGTGCCGGTTTCCGCACCCTCTTCGAAGGCGCGCACATCCCCGGGGCTACGTTCCACGGCTCCGCGTCGGCCGCACAGGGCCTTGCCGATCTGAAAAAATGGGCGGGAACTCTTCCGCGCGAGACGAATCTGGTGGTCTATTGCGGCTGCTGCCCCCTTTCGCACTGCCCCAACATCCGCCCGGCCTTCGCCGCGCTGCGCGAAATGGGCTTCACGCACCTGCGCGTACTCATCCTCCCCACGGACTTCGCCACGGACTGGGTGGCCAAGGGCTACCCCATCCAAAAGGGGCTTTAA
- a CDS encoding helix-turn-helix domain-containing protein: MAQGTFGERLKREREMREVSLDEISAATRISNRYLQALESEEWSKLPGGVFARGFVRSIARYLGLDEDSLLAEFDLARSKEPPPQPYQTLAPTPQEMPRWLPAAVAALVFLLLLVGAVYGWRRLSARRSAHTAAVSVPVNSPSSASAASTPAATAPPVTTPAAAASLAPAEKKPAASAPADSSLDLSVSASAATRVRIVADGVVLLDGEMHSGDTLHFAANERFEVTAADSSAVLLELNGQAMPPIGTPGSSGTISLSRKDLRQTTRGSSYR, encoded by the coding sequence ATGGCCCAGGGCACTTTTGGCGAGCGATTGAAGCGCGAGCGCGAGATGCGCGAGGTTTCCCTGGATGAGATCTCCGCCGCCACACGCATCTCCAATCGCTATCTCCAAGCCCTGGAAAGCGAGGAGTGGAGCAAGCTGCCCGGCGGCGTCTTCGCCCGCGGTTTCGTGCGCAGCATCGCCCGCTACCTCGGCCTCGACGAAGACAGCCTCCTCGCCGAATTCGATCTGGCCCGCAGCAAGGAGCCGCCCCCGCAGCCGTACCAGACCCTCGCGCCCACGCCTCAGGAGATGCCGCGCTGGCTCCCCGCCGCCGTGGCCGCCCTCGTGTTCCTCCTGCTTCTCGTCGGCGCTGTCTACGGCTGGCGCCGTCTTTCCGCGCGCCGCTCCGCGCACACCGCCGCGGTCAGCGTCCCGGTGAATTCTCCATCCTCCGCGTCCGCTGCCAGCACACCGGCGGCCACCGCGCCCCCTGTCACCACGCCCGCCGCCGCTGCGTCACTTGCGCCGGCGGAAAAGAAGCCTGCCGCCAGCGCCCCCGCGGACTCCTCCCTGGATCTCTCCGTTTCCGCCAGCGCCGCCACCCGCGTGCGCATCGTGGCCGACGGCGTCGTCCTCCTGGACGGGGAAATGCACTCCGGCGACACTCTGCACTTCGCCGCCAATGAGCGCTTCGAAGTAACCGCCGCAGACTCCAGCGCGGTGTTGCTGGAATTGAACGGCCAGGCCATGCCGCCCATTGGCACTCCCGGCTCCTCGGGTACAATCAGCTTAAGTCGCAAAGACCTGAGGCAGACAACCCGTGGATCCTCTTACCGCTGA
- a CDS encoding M20/M25/M40 family metallo-hydrolase: MLTVKKCPILGLLLIPFLCAATLSAQSMRPEAEKQLAHAIYKEFVEIQSGYTTGATTPVVRAAAARLRAAEFPESDIFVGGANPKKANLVVRYHGTGARKPLLLLAHTDVVEAKREDWSLDPFQFIEKDGYFYGRGTGDDKAQAAIWIANLIRYKQEGFRPDRDIIVALTADEEGGGPYNGVVWLLKNHRDLIDAELALNEGGWGESAGGKNISNDLQVSEKYVINFRLEVRNKGGHSSLPVPDNAIYHLAGALERLSHFGFPLKTNEVTAAYFQQMAKLETGPLKEDLAKVAEGSQEAMPRVAAASPAWNATLRTTCVATQLEGGHAMNALPQLAAATVNCRVLPEDSVDYVQNTLQKILADDQVTVKIIHDVTKGPASALRPDVLKAVSRVTDTLWPGVPVVPTMVMGATDGAYLRAAGIPTYGVQGLFMDRDDIRFHGRDERMSVQSFYEGQTFLYELVKILSKTGD, translated from the coding sequence ATGCTGACCGTAAAAAAGTGTCCCATCCTCGGATTGCTCCTCATCCCGTTTCTCTGCGCGGCTACCCTCAGCGCCCAATCGATGCGGCCGGAGGCGGAAAAACAGCTCGCGCACGCTATCTACAAAGAATTTGTCGAAATCCAGTCTGGTTATACGACGGGCGCGACCACTCCCGTTGTCCGGGCAGCGGCAGCGCGGTTGAGAGCCGCGGAATTCCCCGAGTCCGATATCTTTGTGGGCGGCGCGAACCCAAAGAAGGCTAATCTCGTGGTTCGCTATCACGGCACGGGGGCCCGCAAGCCGCTTCTGCTTCTCGCCCACACGGATGTCGTGGAAGCCAAGCGGGAGGACTGGAGTCTGGACCCGTTTCAATTCATTGAAAAGGATGGCTACTTTTACGGCCGGGGCACCGGTGACGATAAGGCACAGGCGGCCATCTGGATCGCAAACTTGATCCGCTACAAGCAGGAAGGGTTCCGGCCCGACCGCGATATCATCGTGGCGCTTACCGCGGATGAAGAGGGCGGCGGTCCGTACAACGGTGTCGTTTGGCTGCTCAAGAACCACCGGGATCTGATCGATGCAGAGCTGGCTCTGAACGAGGGCGGTTGGGGCGAATCGGCGGGCGGCAAGAATATCTCCAACGACTTGCAGGTGAGCGAGAAGTACGTGATCAATTTTCGGCTGGAGGTGCGAAACAAGGGCGGTCACAGCTCGCTGCCGGTGCCGGATAATGCCATCTATCATCTCGCCGGCGCTCTGGAACGCCTTTCGCACTTCGGATTTCCGCTGAAGACCAACGAAGTGACCGCGGCTTATTTCCAGCAGATGGCCAAGCTCGAAACGGGCCCCCTGAAAGAAGATCTCGCGAAGGTCGCCGAAGGTTCGCAGGAGGCCATGCCGCGGGTTGCAGCGGCTTCTCCGGCGTGGAACGCCACGCTCCGCACTACCTGTGTGGCAACGCAATTGGAAGGCGGGCACGCGATGAACGCTTTGCCACAACTTGCGGCTGCGACCGTGAACTGCCGGGTCCTGCCCGAGGATTCCGTCGATTATGTGCAGAACACGTTGCAAAAGATCCTGGCAGACGACCAGGTCACCGTGAAGATTATCCACGACGTGACGAAGGGACCGGCTTCTGCTTTGCGGCCGGATGTATTGAAAGCCGTTAGCCGCGTCACGGACACTCTTTGGCCCGGTGTGCCGGTCGTGCCAACCATGGTCATGGGCGCAACCGACGGGGCATACCTGCGCGCGGCTGGCATTCCGACTTATGGAGTCCAGGGTCTTTTCATGGACCGCGATGACATCCGCTTCCATGGACGGGATGAACGGATGAGCGTGCAATCCTTCTACGAAGGCCAGACGTTCTTATACGAATTGGTAAAGATCCTCTCCAAGACCGGCGATTGA
- a CDS encoding sensor domain-containing diguanylate cyclase → MKQFPAVERRRNPSVALERREAGEVAIFQELGKALTSSLQLDQVLSTIMEKIDQFLRPDNWSLLLLDESKQELYFELAIGKASQSLKDVRIKMGQGIAGWVAQHGEAVVVPDVSKDTRFFSQVDEKTKMETHSIVAVPVKFRDTCLGVIELINCYGKEGFQERDLKLLEALADFAAIALENARHVKRIHELTITDDCTSLYNARHMTFILDTEIYRSKRYNYEFSLVFIDLDHFKLVNDTHGHLVGSRLLGEIGEALKTHCRLIDFAFRYGGDEFVILLPQTSKENALNVARRLHRLVRETVWLVKEGLNIHVTASIGVAAYPQDSRTKEGVMHLADEAMYLVKNTNRDSVAAANMGILSPQSAETPGSPDAAGSSRATDRT, encoded by the coding sequence GTGAAACAATTTCCGGCCGTGGAACGACGCCGCAACCCGAGTGTGGCGCTAGAACGGCGCGAAGCGGGCGAAGTCGCCATCTTCCAGGAGCTGGGCAAAGCCCTCACGTCTTCCCTCCAGCTCGACCAGGTCCTCAGCACAATTATGGAGAAGATTGACCAGTTTTTGCGTCCGGACAACTGGTCGCTGCTGCTGCTGGATGAGAGCAAGCAGGAGCTGTATTTCGAGCTGGCCATCGGCAAGGCCTCGCAGTCGCTGAAGGATGTGCGCATCAAGATGGGGCAGGGCATCGCGGGCTGGGTGGCGCAGCACGGGGAAGCCGTGGTGGTGCCGGACGTCTCCAAGGACACGCGTTTTTTCTCGCAGGTGGACGAAAAGACGAAAATGGAGACGCATTCGATCGTGGCCGTGCCGGTGAAGTTCCGGGACACCTGTCTGGGCGTGATCGAGCTGATCAACTGCTACGGCAAAGAGGGCTTCCAGGAGCGCGACCTCAAGCTGCTGGAGGCGCTGGCGGATTTCGCGGCCATCGCCCTGGAGAACGCGCGGCATGTGAAGCGCATCCACGAACTGACGATCACCGATGACTGCACGAGCCTGTACAACGCGCGGCACATGACATTTATCCTCGATACGGAAATCTACCGCTCGAAGCGCTACAACTACGAATTTTCCCTGGTGTTCATCGACCTGGACCACTTCAAGCTGGTCAACGATACACACGGCCATTTGGTGGGCTCGCGGCTGCTGGGGGAGATCGGCGAGGCGCTGAAGACCCACTGCCGGCTGATCGATTTTGCCTTTCGTTATGGCGGGGATGAGTTCGTGATCCTGCTGCCGCAGACGTCCAAGGAAAATGCGCTGAACGTGGCGCGCCGGCTGCACCGCCTGGTTCGCGAGACAGTGTGGCTGGTGAAAGAAGGCCTGAACATCCACGTCACGGCGAGCATCGGCGTGGCCGCCTATCCGCAGGATTCGCGCACCAAAGAAGGCGTGATGCACCTGGCGGACGAGGCCATGTACCTGGTGAAGAATACGAATCGCGACAGCGTGGCCGCGGCGAACATGGGCATCCTCAGCCCGCAGTCCGCGGAAACCCCCGGATCGCCGGACGCCGCCGGAAGTTCCCGAGCCACGGACAGAACCTGA